The Burkholderia lata genome contains a region encoding:
- a CDS encoding NADP(H)-dependent aldo-keto reductase translates to MEYRTLGDSGIEVSLIGLGTMTWGEQNSERDAHEQIDYAIGQGVTLIDAAEMYPVPPKPDTQGRTEEYIGTWLAQHRAQRERIVLATKIAGPARQPHNPRHIRGEGNQFDRKNLTEALDGSLKRLQTDYVDLYQLHWPDRSTTTFGRPAYPWVDDTYTVPIEETLGVLAEFVKAGKVRAIGVSNETPWGVAQFLHAAEKLGLPRIASIQNPYSLLNRTFENGLSEFSHRDGVGLLAYSPLAFGWLSGKYENGARPAGARITLFERFQRYSKPQAVEATSRYVALARRHGLSPAQLALAFVNSRPFTHSNLVGATSLEQLKENIGSIDVKLSDEILAEIDALHELQPNPAP, encoded by the coding sequence ATGGAATACCGCACACTTGGCGATTCAGGCATCGAGGTCAGCCTGATCGGCCTGGGCACGATGACGTGGGGCGAGCAGAATTCGGAGCGCGATGCGCACGAGCAGATCGACTACGCGATCGGGCAGGGCGTGACGCTGATCGATGCCGCGGAGATGTATCCGGTGCCGCCGAAGCCCGATACGCAGGGGCGCACCGAGGAGTACATCGGCACCTGGCTCGCGCAGCATCGCGCGCAGCGCGAGCGTATCGTGCTCGCGACGAAAATCGCGGGGCCGGCGCGGCAGCCGCACAATCCGCGCCATATTCGCGGCGAAGGCAACCAGTTCGACCGCAAGAACCTGACCGAAGCGCTCGACGGCAGCCTCAAGCGCCTGCAGACCGACTACGTCGATCTCTACCAGTTGCACTGGCCCGATCGCAGCACGACGACGTTCGGCCGTCCCGCCTATCCGTGGGTCGACGATACCTATACGGTGCCGATCGAGGAAACCCTCGGCGTGCTCGCGGAATTCGTGAAGGCCGGCAAGGTGCGCGCGATCGGCGTGTCGAACGAAACGCCGTGGGGCGTCGCGCAGTTCCTGCACGCGGCCGAGAAGCTCGGGCTGCCGCGTATCGCGAGCATCCAGAATCCGTACAGCCTGCTGAACCGCACGTTCGAAAACGGCCTGTCGGAATTCTCGCATCGCGACGGCGTCGGTCTGCTCGCGTATTCGCCGCTTGCGTTCGGCTGGCTGTCCGGCAAGTACGAGAACGGCGCGCGTCCGGCCGGCGCACGCATCACGTTGTTCGAACGCTTCCAGCGTTACAGCAAGCCGCAGGCCGTCGAGGCGACGTCGCGCTATGTCGCGCTCGCACGGCGTCACGGGCTGTCGCCCGCGCAGCTCGCGCTGGCGTTCGTCAACAGCCGGCCGTTCACGCACAGCAACCTGGTCGGGGCGACGTCGCTCGAGCAGTTGAAGGAGAACATCGGCAGCATCGACGTGAAGCTGTCCGACGAGATCCTCGCCGAGATCGACGCGCTGCACGAACTGCAGCCGAACCCTGCGCCGTAA
- a CDS encoding M20 family metallopeptidase — MSRTAAIQHALNQFESGAFFTTLSRRVGLRTESQESGNEAALRAYLTDEIAPEAARLGFTSRIVDNPVDGGGPFLLASRHEDDALPTVLIYGHGDVVRGYDAQWRAPLSPWTLTADGDRWYGRGSADNKGQHTINLAALASVLDARGGRLGFNAKLLIEMGEETGSPGLDALCRQERDALAADVLIASDGPRIAAARPTVFLGSRGSVNFKLSLRARDGAHHSGNWGGLLRNPAIVLAHALACLVDARGAIRVAGLRPPPIPAAVRDALADLSVGGGPGDPALDADWGEPGLTAPERVFGWNTFEILAFKAGNPEHPVNAIPPAAYAHCQLRFVVGTDWEALHTHLRTHLDAHGFADIEIDVERGAPATRVPPDDPWVRWAVASLARTTGKKPAILPNLGGTLPNEVFADTLGLPTLWVPHSYPACSQHAPDEHLLASVVSEGLQMMAGLFWDLGDDAPTVRRAVPAAAGAAL, encoded by the coding sequence TTGAGCCGTACCGCCGCCATCCAGCACGCGCTGAACCAGTTCGAATCCGGTGCGTTCTTCACGACCCTGAGCCGCCGCGTCGGCCTGCGCACCGAAAGCCAGGAAAGCGGCAACGAAGCCGCGCTGCGCGCGTATCTGACCGACGAGATCGCCCCCGAGGCCGCGCGCCTCGGCTTCACATCGCGGATCGTCGACAATCCCGTCGACGGCGGCGGCCCGTTCCTGCTCGCCTCGCGCCACGAAGACGACGCGCTGCCGACCGTGCTGATCTACGGCCACGGCGACGTCGTGCGTGGCTACGACGCGCAGTGGCGCGCGCCGCTGTCGCCGTGGACGCTGACGGCCGACGGCGACCGCTGGTACGGCCGCGGCAGCGCCGACAACAAGGGCCAGCACACCATCAACCTGGCCGCGCTGGCGAGCGTGCTCGACGCACGCGGCGGCCGGCTCGGCTTCAATGCGAAGCTGCTGATCGAGATGGGCGAGGAAACGGGTTCGCCGGGCCTCGACGCGCTGTGCCGCCAGGAGCGCGACGCGCTCGCGGCCGACGTGCTGATCGCGTCCGACGGCCCGCGCATCGCCGCCGCGCGCCCCACGGTTTTCCTCGGCTCGCGCGGCTCGGTCAATTTCAAGCTGAGCCTGCGCGCCCGCGACGGCGCGCATCACTCCGGCAACTGGGGCGGGCTGCTGCGCAATCCGGCGATCGTGCTCGCCCACGCGCTCGCGTGCCTCGTCGACGCGCGCGGCGCGATTCGCGTCGCGGGGCTGCGTCCGCCGCCGATCCCGGCCGCCGTGCGCGATGCGCTCGCCGATCTCTCCGTCGGCGGCGGCCCCGGCGATCCAGCGCTCGACGCCGACTGGGGCGAGCCCGGCCTCACCGCGCCCGAGCGCGTGTTCGGCTGGAACACGTTCGAGATCCTCGCGTTCAAGGCCGGCAACCCCGAGCACCCAGTCAATGCGATCCCGCCCGCCGCGTATGCGCACTGCCAGTTGCGCTTCGTCGTCGGCACCGACTGGGAAGCACTGCACACGCATCTGCGCACGCACCTCGATGCGCACGGCTTCGCCGACATCGAGATCGACGTCGAACGCGGCGCCCCGGCGACGCGCGTGCCGCCGGACGATCCGTGGGTTCGCTGGGCGGTCGCGTCGCTCGCGCGGACCACCGGCAAGAAGCCCGCGATCCTGCCGAATCTCGGCGGCACGCTGCCGAACGAAGTGTTCGCCGACACGCTCGGGCTGCCGACGCTGTGGGTGCCGCACTCGTACCCGGCGTGCTCGCAGCACGCGCCGGACGAGCACCTGCTCGCGAGCGTCGTCAGCGAGGGGCTGCAGATGATGGCCGGCCTCTTCTGGGATCTCGGCGACGACGCACCGACCGTTCGCCGCGCGGTGCCCGCCGCGGCCGGCGCCGCCCTGTAA
- a CDS encoding LysR family transcriptional regulator — translation MAAFLHGLALRYFVEVARTGSISDASARLHVAVSAISRQIAKLESELGAPLFERRPRGMALSEAGERLLAFAQRSLLEAEHVMKDIGGLDALHGSLLKIACSEGFAIDFLPGTLASFKARHPGVDFSVWVVSPADATRRVRDGDVDIALSFSLAPEKGVRVDHTERAPIFALVRHDHPLATREAVSLADVARHPHVLPEAGTTVRQLIDIACALDGLLLEPELTSNNTAAMYGYARRTGAVMFTGLLSVRDRCAADGFVVVPVTNPQLRERSIQVQTMAGRDLPASVRAFRDHLIDAMQTASAPPAAARGPRRRPVR, via the coding sequence ATGGCGGCTTTCCTGCATGGCCTGGCGTTGCGGTATTTCGTCGAAGTGGCGCGCACCGGCTCGATCAGCGACGCGTCCGCGCGGCTGCATGTGGCCGTATCGGCGATCAGCCGCCAGATCGCCAAACTGGAGAGCGAGCTCGGCGCACCGCTGTTCGAGCGCCGGCCGCGCGGGATGGCGCTGTCGGAGGCCGGCGAGCGGCTCCTGGCGTTCGCGCAGCGCAGCCTGCTGGAGGCCGAGCACGTGATGAAGGACATCGGCGGGCTCGATGCGCTGCACGGCAGCCTGCTGAAGATCGCGTGCTCGGAAGGGTTCGCGATCGACTTCCTGCCCGGCACGCTCGCCAGCTTCAAGGCGCGTCATCCGGGCGTCGATTTCTCCGTGTGGGTGGTGTCGCCGGCGGACGCGACGCGGCGCGTGCGCGACGGCGATGTCGACATCGCGTTGAGTTTCAGCCTCGCGCCGGAGAAGGGCGTGCGCGTCGACCACACCGAGCGCGCGCCGATCTTCGCGCTGGTGCGGCACGACCATCCGCTCGCGACGCGCGAAGCGGTGTCGCTCGCCGATGTCGCGCGTCACCCGCACGTGCTGCCCGAGGCCGGCACGACAGTGCGCCAGCTGATCGACATCGCGTGCGCGCTCGACGGGCTGCTGCTCGAGCCCGAACTGACGAGCAACAACACGGCGGCGATGTACGGCTACGCGCGGCGCACGGGCGCGGTGATGTTCACGGGGCTGCTGTCGGTGCGCGACCGCTGCGCCGCGGACGGCTTCGTCGTCGTGCCCGTGACGAACCCGCAGCTGCGCGAGCGCAGCATCCAGGTGCAGACGATGGCGGGGCGCGATCTGCCGGCGTCGGTCCGCGCGTTCCGCGACCATCTGATCGACGCGATGCAGACTGCATCGGCGCCGCCGGCAGCCGCGCGCGGCCCGAGACGCCGGCCCGTGAGATAA
- a CDS encoding phospholipase D family protein produces the protein MLSRNRLAAACLAASLLATPFAAFGKTQSESLLQQAIDFVSRWLPAPTHEAPATQVVESAFSPDGGAEALVLKAIGAARSSIRVAAYSFTSPPVTRALLAAKRRGVNVAVVVDDKGNRAKSSKQALNLLVNAGIPTRTIDAYAIHHDKYLVIDAEHVETGSFNYSASAASRNSENVVVVWNNPQLASRYLTHWQSRFDQGTPYRSSY, from the coding sequence ATGTTGTCGCGCAATCGCCTCGCCGCTGCCTGTCTCGCCGCCTCCCTGCTCGCCACTCCGTTCGCCGCCTTCGGCAAGACGCAAAGTGAATCGCTGCTCCAGCAGGCGATCGACTTCGTGTCGCGTTGGCTGCCGGCCCCCACTCACGAAGCACCCGCGACACAGGTCGTCGAATCGGCATTTTCGCCCGACGGCGGTGCCGAAGCGCTCGTGCTGAAAGCGATCGGCGCCGCGCGCAGCTCGATCCGCGTCGCCGCCTATTCGTTCACGTCGCCGCCTGTCACGCGCGCACTGCTCGCCGCCAAGCGACGCGGCGTGAATGTCGCGGTGGTCGTCGACGACAAGGGTAATCGTGCAAAGAGCAGCAAGCAGGCGTTGAACCTGCTCGTCAACGCAGGTATCCCGACGCGCACGATCGACGCCTACGCGATCCATCACGACAAGTACCTCGTGATCGACGCCGAGCACGTCGAAACGGGTTCGTTCAACTACAGTGCGTCGGCGGCCAGCCGCAATTCCGAGAACGTCGTCGTGGTGTGGAACAACCCGCAACTCGCGTCGCGTTATCTCACGCACTGGCAAAGCCGTTTCGACCAGGGCACGCCGTACCGCTCCAGCTACTGA
- a CDS encoding winged helix-turn-helix transcriptional regulator, producing MKWDDIGTLNCSIARTLAVLGDRWTMLILRNAFLGCRRFDAFQTQLGLTRHVLAERLTRLVDEGVLVKHAYQERPPRFEYRLTDKGLDLYPTLLALTAWGDRWKDDGQGPPVQLRHRTCGHLMHAVTVCSACGEPLDARDVQPERGPGWIAADAAGAPADED from the coding sequence ATGAAATGGGATGACATCGGCACGCTGAACTGTTCGATCGCGCGTACGCTCGCCGTGCTTGGCGACCGCTGGACGATGCTGATCCTCCGCAACGCGTTCCTCGGCTGCCGCCGCTTCGACGCGTTCCAGACCCAGCTTGGCCTCACACGCCATGTGCTGGCCGAGCGGCTCACGCGGCTCGTCGACGAAGGCGTGCTGGTCAAGCACGCGTATCAGGAGCGCCCACCGCGTTTCGAATATCGGCTGACGGACAAGGGCCTCGACCTCTACCCGACCCTGCTCGCGCTGACGGCGTGGGGCGACCGCTGGAAAGACGACGGCCAGGGGCCACCGGTGCAGTTGCGTCACCGCACTTGCGGCCATCTGATGCATGCGGTCACCGTATGCTCGGCGTGCGGCGAACCGCTCGACGCCCGTGACGTGCAGCCGGAGCGTGGCCCCGGGTGGATCGCAGCCGACGCAGCCGGGGCACCCGCGGACGAGGATTGA
- a CDS encoding VOC family protein, with the protein MSTSVKPIPEGMRTLTPHLICAGATAAIDFYKRAFNASEQFRLAMPDGRLAHACLVIGDSTLMLVDEMPEHGAFGPKALKGTPVCLHLYVPDTDAAIAKAVEAGATVTIPAADMFWGDRYGQVEDPFGHRWSLATHQRDLTPEQIAEAMASAPPCGS; encoded by the coding sequence ATGTCCACGTCCGTCAAACCGATCCCGGAAGGGATGCGCACGCTGACGCCGCACCTGATCTGCGCCGGCGCAACAGCCGCCATCGACTTCTACAAGCGCGCGTTCAATGCGAGCGAACAGTTTCGCCTGGCGATGCCCGACGGCCGGCTCGCGCACGCGTGCCTCGTGATTGGCGATTCGACACTGATGCTGGTGGATGAAATGCCGGAGCACGGCGCGTTCGGGCCGAAGGCACTGAAAGGCACGCCGGTCTGCCTGCACCTGTACGTGCCGGACACCGACGCGGCGATCGCGAAGGCGGTCGAGGCCGGTGCGACGGTCACGATTCCGGCCGCCGACATGTTCTGGGGCGATCGTTACGGGCAGGTCGAGGATCCGTTCGGCCATCGCTGGTCGCTCGCGACGCACCAGCGCGACCTGACGCCCGAGCAGATCGCGGAGGCCATGGCCAGCGCGCCGCCGTGCGGAAGCTGA
- a CDS encoding GGDEF domain-containing protein: MQIAPKPADEAARLDTLHSLSILDTPPEERFDRLTRLARRLFDVPIALVSLVDDDRQWFKSHAGLDVTQTSRDVSFCSHALLEGNTMVIQDALNDNRFHDNPLVTGAPGIRFYAGRPLTAPNGAPIGTLCLIDTRPRSLEPDELALLGDLAHMTEREIAALHFATTDELTQLTNRRGFEILARHVLSLCDRLDRHAALLFFDLNDFKSINDRFGHAEGDHALKAFADTLTGALRDSDVIARLGGDEFVVLLSATDPGDVAEPVERVKQALARRNAADARGYDIRFSVGHVDYDPAHHRDVADLLASADQRMYEDKQRGKTAGA, encoded by the coding sequence ATGCAAATCGCACCGAAACCGGCCGACGAGGCGGCCCGGCTCGATACGCTTCATTCGCTCTCGATCCTCGACACGCCGCCCGAAGAGCGCTTCGATCGCCTGACGCGTCTCGCGCGCAGGCTGTTCGACGTACCGATCGCACTCGTCAGCCTCGTCGACGACGATCGCCAGTGGTTCAAGAGCCACGCCGGGCTCGACGTCACGCAAACGTCGCGCGACGTGTCGTTCTGCTCCCATGCATTGCTCGAGGGCAATACGATGGTGATCCAGGATGCGCTGAACGACAATCGCTTCCACGACAACCCGCTCGTCACCGGTGCGCCCGGCATCCGCTTCTACGCGGGCCGACCGCTTACGGCGCCGAACGGCGCACCCATCGGCACGCTGTGCCTGATCGACACGCGGCCGCGCTCGCTCGAACCCGACGAACTCGCGCTGCTCGGCGATCTCGCTCACATGACCGAGCGCGAGATCGCGGCGCTGCATTTCGCGACCACCGACGAGCTCACGCAACTGACCAACCGGCGCGGCTTCGAGATCCTGGCCCGCCACGTGCTGAGCCTGTGCGATCGCCTTGACCGTCACGCGGCGTTGCTGTTTTTCGACCTGAACGATTTCAAGTCGATCAACGACCGCTTCGGCCACGCCGAAGGCGACCATGCGCTCAAGGCATTCGCCGATACGTTGACGGGCGCGCTGCGCGACAGCGACGTGATCGCACGGCTTGGCGGCGACGAGTTCGTCGTGCTGCTGAGCGCCACCGATCCGGGCGACGTTGCCGAGCCGGTCGAACGCGTGAAGCAGGCGCTCGCGCGGCGCAACGCGGCCGATGCACGCGGCTATGACATCCGGTTCAGCGTCGGGCACGTCGACTACGATCCCGCGCACCATCGCGACGTGGCCGACCTGCTCGCATCGGCCGATCAACGGATGTACGAGGACAAGCAGCGCGGCAAGACGGCCGGCGCGTAA
- the mnmH gene encoding tRNA 2-selenouridine(34) synthase MnmH, which produces MKNLIVTLDRAGEFDEIIDVRTPLEFAEDHIPGALNAPVLSNEERVLVGTMYRQVSPYEATRVGAAIVARNIARHLDTTFADRPRNWRPLIYCWRGGKRSGSMTTWFNLIGWKARQLDGGYKAYRQSVCATLDSLPTRFRYIALVGHTGCGKTRLLNALGEVGAQTLDLEALACHRGSLLGALPGKPQPAQKGFDSGLVETLGRFDPEWPVFVESESRRIGLVQLPIALIEAFHAGPWVHVDAAHDERIAFLLDDYAHLFDEPNAFKAQLHRLIGLHSREQVTHWKALIDADARAELFTELIDKHYDPAYARTYRATYNKPNRALTFTFRPNAADGRDQARVLLAELAQAGLPASAALAAGAKPATDQDQSTTTR; this is translated from the coding sequence TTGAAGAACCTGATTGTCACCCTCGATCGCGCCGGCGAGTTCGACGAGATCATCGACGTGCGCACGCCGCTCGAGTTCGCCGAGGATCATATTCCGGGCGCGCTGAACGCGCCCGTGCTCAGCAACGAGGAGCGCGTGCTCGTCGGTACGATGTACCGCCAGGTGTCGCCCTACGAGGCGACGCGCGTCGGCGCGGCCATCGTCGCGCGCAACATCGCCCGCCATCTCGACACGACGTTCGCCGACCGGCCGCGCAACTGGCGGCCGCTGATCTACTGCTGGCGCGGCGGCAAGCGCTCGGGCTCGATGACGACCTGGTTCAACCTGATCGGCTGGAAGGCGCGCCAGCTCGACGGCGGCTACAAGGCTTACCGCCAGTCGGTGTGCGCGACGCTCGACTCGCTGCCGACGCGCTTTCGCTACATCGCGCTCGTCGGCCATACGGGTTGCGGCAAGACGCGCCTGCTGAACGCACTGGGCGAAGTGGGCGCGCAGACGCTCGATCTCGAGGCGCTTGCGTGCCATCGCGGTTCGCTGCTCGGTGCATTGCCGGGCAAGCCGCAGCCGGCGCAGAAGGGGTTCGACTCCGGGCTCGTCGAGACACTTGGACGTTTCGACCCCGAATGGCCGGTGTTCGTCGAGTCGGAAAGCCGCCGGATCGGGCTCGTGCAGTTGCCGATCGCGTTGATCGAAGCGTTTCACGCCGGGCCGTGGGTGCATGTCGACGCGGCACACGACGAGCGCATCGCGTTCCTCCTCGACGATTACGCACACCTGTTCGACGAACCGAACGCGTTCAAGGCACAGCTCCATCGGCTGATCGGACTGCATAGCCGCGAGCAGGTCACGCACTGGAAGGCGCTGATCGATGCGGATGCACGGGCCGAACTGTTCACCGAGCTGATCGACAAGCATTACGATCCCGCCTATGCGCGCACCTATCGCGCGACGTACAACAAGCCGAACCGGGCGCTGACGTTCACGTTCCGCCCCAACGCCGCCGACGGGCGCGATCAGGCGCGTGTGCTGCTGGCCGAACTCGCGCAAGCCGGGTTGCCCGCATCGGCCGCGCTGGCCGCAGGCGCGAAGCCCGCAACCGACCAAGACCAATCGACGACCACACGATGA
- a CDS encoding permease, whose protein sequence is MTTTRAQPSPALGWMTFLLIAVAGLFYVKWFPYYNKAFVAAEHHSIGQSILMGTSATAPEPSLKAALDYAWAYGKAIWQAMVLGLLLGSAVQALLPAHWVARVLGRTGFGSVAAGGLLSLPGMMCTCCAAPVVAGLRARHASPGGAVAFWLGNTVLNPAALVFMGFVLGWHWSALRLVLGVAMVFGIGYLLNRIARPEDRSIDDAQLAALAAEQAAAGNPFVRWVKLLARMAVRLVPEYIVLVLLLGAARAWLFPHIGPDIGNHLGWIVAFAVAGMLFVIPTAGEVPIIQAMLSLGMGVGPAAALLMTLPPISVPSLAMLARSFKPYMLAIVAILVVVFGIASGLLAIALGF, encoded by the coding sequence ATGACGACCACACGCGCCCAACCCAGTCCGGCCCTCGGCTGGATGACCTTCCTGCTGATTGCGGTCGCGGGCCTGTTCTATGTGAAATGGTTCCCGTACTACAACAAGGCGTTCGTTGCCGCCGAGCATCATTCGATCGGCCAGTCGATCCTGATGGGCACGTCGGCAACCGCGCCCGAGCCGTCGCTGAAGGCCGCGCTCGACTACGCGTGGGCGTACGGCAAGGCGATCTGGCAGGCGATGGTGCTGGGCCTGCTGCTCGGTTCGGCCGTGCAGGCGCTGCTGCCCGCACACTGGGTCGCGCGCGTGCTCGGCCGCACCGGCTTCGGCAGCGTTGCCGCGGGCGGTTTGCTGTCGCTGCCCGGCATGATGTGCACGTGCTGTGCGGCGCCGGTCGTCGCGGGGCTGCGTGCGCGCCATGCATCGCCGGGCGGGGCGGTCGCGTTCTGGCTCGGCAACACGGTGCTGAACCCGGCGGCGCTGGTGTTCATGGGCTTCGTGCTCGGCTGGCACTGGAGCGCGCTGCGCCTCGTGCTCGGCGTCGCGATGGTGTTCGGGATCGGCTATCTGCTGAACCGCATCGCACGCCCTGAAGACCGCAGCATCGACGATGCGCAGCTCGCCGCGCTGGCGGCAGAGCAGGCCGCGGCCGGCAATCCGTTCGTCCGCTGGGTGAAGCTGCTGGCGCGCATGGCCGTGCGGCTCGTGCCCGAATACATCGTGCTCGTGCTGCTGCTCGGCGCCGCGCGTGCGTGGCTGTTCCCGCATATCGGCCCGGACATCGGCAATCATCTTGGCTGGATCGTCGCGTTCGCGGTCGCGGGCATGCTGTTCGTGATCCCGACGGCCGGCGAGGTGCCGATCATCCAGGCGATGCTGTCGCTCGGCATGGGCGTCGGCCCGGCTGCCGCGCTGCTGATGACGCTGCCGCCGATCAGCGTGCCGTCGCTCGCGATGCTCGCGCGTTCGTTCAAGCCTTACATGCTGGCCATCGTCGCGATCCTCGTCGTCGTGTTCGGGATCGCGAGCGGCCTGCTCGCGATCGCGCTCGGGTTCTGA
- a CDS encoding PaaI family thioesterase, producing MNPLSLSGLDLLRAAVSGEAPLASISETIPMRPLDVELGYVKFSARADGRHLNPLGGVHGGFAATVLDSVTGCAVHSMLDAGVGYGTVDLHVKMLRPVPRDVDLVAEGRVIHLSRSLGVAEGTLKTADDKIVAHASATCFIQRPQ from the coding sequence ATGAACCCGCTTTCCCTGTCTGGTCTCGATCTGCTGCGCGCAGCGGTATCGGGTGAGGCGCCGCTCGCGTCGATTTCCGAGACGATCCCGATGCGTCCGCTCGACGTCGAGCTTGGTTATGTGAAGTTTTCGGCGCGGGCGGACGGCCGGCATCTGAATCCGCTCGGCGGCGTGCACGGCGGGTTCGCCGCGACGGTGCTCGATTCGGTCACGGGGTGCGCGGTGCATTCGATGCTGGATGCGGGCGTCGGCTACGGTACGGTCGATCTGCATGTGAAGATGCTGCGGCCCGTGCCGCGCGATGTCGACCTGGTCGCGGAAGGGCGCGTGATCCACCTGTCGCGTTCGCTGGGTGTCGCGGAGGGCACGTTGAAGACCGCGGACGACAAGATCGTCGCGCATGCGTCGGCGACCTGCTTCATCCAGCGGCCGCAGTAA
- a CDS encoding MFS transporter, which translates to MNTTTLTSQEAVRPSAAKIRRIIFAASIGNALEWFDLIVYGFFAVTIAKLFFPATSEATSLMLTLGTFGLSYLIRPIGGFVLGAYADRAGRKASLLLSIAMMMAGTLLIALMPTYASIGILAPLGIMLSRLMQGFSAGGEFASSTAFLVEHAPQRRGFMSSWQFASQGLATLLASGFGALLTTTLTTAQLESWGWRVPFLFGLAIGPVGLYIRRYVDEGVEFKTQARSEAPVRELFAEQKVRVLLSIGALVISTAINYMILYMPTYAIKQLGLPASTGFAATLATGFVLTLVTPVVGHLSDRTGRIRMMAVAAVLMLVTVYPTFAWLTRHASFATMLAALVWIGALKAMYCGALPALMAELFPSQTRATGLAVSYNTGVTLFGGFAPFVITWLISATGNRLSPALYLMGCALLSLAALFVARTRLKMR; encoded by the coding sequence ATGAATACGACCACCCTGACCTCGCAGGAAGCCGTCCGCCCCAGCGCCGCGAAGATCCGGCGCATCATCTTCGCGGCGTCGATCGGCAATGCACTCGAATGGTTCGACCTGATCGTCTACGGCTTCTTCGCGGTGACGATCGCCAAGCTGTTCTTCCCCGCGACGAGCGAAGCGACGTCGCTGATGCTTACGCTCGGCACGTTCGGGCTCTCCTACCTGATCCGGCCGATCGGCGGCTTCGTGCTCGGCGCATACGCGGATCGCGCGGGCCGCAAGGCGTCGCTGCTACTGTCGATCGCGATGATGATGGCCGGCACGCTCCTGATCGCGCTGATGCCGACCTACGCATCGATCGGCATACTCGCGCCGCTCGGGATCATGCTGTCGCGGTTGATGCAGGGCTTTTCCGCGGGCGGTGAATTCGCGAGCTCGACCGCATTCCTCGTCGAGCACGCACCGCAGCGGCGCGGCTTCATGTCGAGCTGGCAGTTCGCGAGCCAGGGCCTTGCGACGCTGCTCGCATCTGGCTTCGGTGCGTTGCTGACCACCACGCTGACGACCGCGCAACTCGAAAGCTGGGGCTGGCGCGTGCCGTTCCTGTTCGGGCTCGCGATCGGCCCGGTCGGGCTGTACATCCGCCGCTACGTCGACGAAGGCGTCGAGTTCAAGACGCAGGCACGCTCGGAAGCGCCGGTGCGCGAGTTGTTCGCGGAACAAAAGGTGCGGGTGCTGCTGTCGATCGGCGCGCTCGTGATCTCGACCGCGATCAACTACATGATCCTGTACATGCCGACCTATGCGATCAAGCAGCTCGGCCTGCCCGCATCGACGGGCTTCGCGGCGACGCTCGCGACCGGCTTCGTGCTCACGCTCGTCACGCCGGTCGTCGGCCACCTGTCCGATCGCACCGGGCGGATCCGCATGATGGCGGTCGCGGCGGTCCTGATGCTCGTCACCGTGTACCCGACGTTCGCGTGGCTCACGCGTCACGCATCGTTCGCGACGATGCTCGCCGCCCTGGTCTGGATCGGTGCGCTGAAAGCGATGTATTGCGGCGCGCTGCCGGCGCTGATGGCCGAGCTGTTCCCGTCGCAGACCCGTGCAACGGGGCTCGCGGTCAGCTACAACACGGGCGTCACGCTGTTCGGCGGCTTCGCGCCGTTCGTGATCACCTGGCTGATCAGCGCGACCGGCAACCGGTTGTCGCCGGCGCTCTATCTGATGGGCTGCGCACTGTTGAGCCTCGCCGCGCTGTTCGTCGCGCGCACACGGCTCAAGATGCGATAA